A single region of the Aeromonas hydrophila subsp. hydrophila ATCC 7966 genome encodes:
- the sppA gene encoding signal peptide peptidase SppA, which translates to MSIFKGLGWLFRSLWRLLNFTRLMLVNLLFLVVVLIIVFSVSQKEAPSAPIEGALTLNLSGVLVEQRSQTDPTVQLLRQVDNSDELPSEIVLSDLLWAIKSAKDDDRIKALVIKPQGLQGTSFSKLQEVASAIDAFKESGKPVIAMADFYTQGQYLLAAHADHVLLNQSGAVVIEGLGVYQTYYKSALEKLNITPHVFKVGTYKSFVEPYTRDEMSPESKEANQRWLDQLWQSYVADVAEQREIEPDAVAPGKDRFLELLRKAGGNAANYALDNGLVDQLATRDEMTQAVIKEVGESDDHGWKGVGLKEYLAAIPSQYPQSGKDEVGLIVASGAIMDGVQPAGTIGGDSLADLLADARRDDKVKALVLRVDSPGGSAFAAEQIRAELLALKQAGKPVVISMGSYAASGGYWISADADKIFASPTTLTGSIGVFGMFATIDKALSQYGVHTDGVGTTDYVGVGLTRALPEHVGQAIQLNVEDTYQRFVGLVSKGRGLSPEETEKAAEGRVWTGQDAKALGLVDEFGDQEAAIKAAAELANLKEWQVTPIEQEESAKDKFLRQLFDSSAQVLASHLQNWLPAGLGKALVEVNRSLDPLTRFNDPQGTYALCPVCTP; encoded by the coding sequence ATGTCTATTTTCAAAGGTCTGGGTTGGCTGTTTCGCAGCCTGTGGCGCCTGCTCAATTTCACCCGGCTGATGCTGGTCAATCTGCTGTTTCTCGTCGTGGTCTTGATCATCGTCTTCAGCGTCAGCCAGAAAGAGGCTCCCAGCGCCCCCATCGAAGGGGCCCTCACCCTCAATCTCTCCGGCGTGCTGGTGGAACAGCGCTCGCAGACCGATCCCACGGTGCAGCTGCTGCGCCAGGTGGACAACAGCGACGAGCTGCCCAGCGAGATCGTCCTCTCCGATCTGCTGTGGGCCATCAAAAGCGCCAAGGATGACGATCGCATCAAGGCGCTGGTGATCAAGCCCCAGGGGCTGCAGGGCACCAGCTTCTCCAAACTGCAGGAGGTGGCGAGCGCCATCGATGCCTTCAAGGAGAGCGGCAAGCCGGTCATCGCCATGGCCGACTTCTACACCCAGGGCCAATATCTGCTGGCCGCCCACGCCGATCACGTGCTGCTCAACCAGAGCGGCGCCGTGGTAATCGAGGGGCTCGGCGTCTACCAGACCTACTACAAGTCGGCGCTGGAGAAGCTCAACATCACCCCGCACGTGTTCAAGGTCGGTACTTACAAGTCTTTCGTCGAACCCTATACCCGCGACGAGATGTCCCCCGAGAGCAAGGAGGCGAACCAGCGCTGGCTGGATCAGCTGTGGCAATCCTATGTGGCCGACGTAGCCGAGCAGCGCGAAATCGAACCCGACGCCGTGGCACCGGGCAAGGATCGCTTCCTCGAGCTGCTGCGCAAGGCCGGCGGCAACGCCGCCAACTACGCCCTCGACAACGGTCTGGTGGATCAGCTGGCGACCCGCGACGAGATGACCCAGGCGGTGATCAAGGAAGTGGGCGAGAGCGATGACCACGGCTGGAAGGGAGTGGGCCTCAAGGAGTACCTGGCCGCCATTCCGAGCCAGTATCCCCAGAGCGGCAAGGATGAGGTGGGTCTCATCGTCGCCAGCGGCGCCATCATGGATGGCGTCCAGCCTGCCGGCACCATCGGCGGCGACAGCCTCGCCGACCTGCTGGCCGATGCCCGCCGCGACGACAAGGTGAAAGCCCTGGTGCTGCGGGTCGACAGCCCGGGCGGCAGCGCCTTCGCCGCCGAGCAGATCCGCGCCGAGCTGCTGGCCCTCAAGCAGGCCGGCAAGCCGGTGGTGATCTCCATGGGCAGCTACGCCGCCTCCGGCGGTTACTGGATCTCCGCCGATGCAGACAAGATCTTCGCCTCCCCCACCACCCTCACCGGCTCCATCGGGGTGTTCGGCATGTTCGCCACCATCGACAAGGCGCTCTCCCAGTACGGGGTGCACACCGACGGCGTCGGCACCACCGACTATGTCGGCGTCGGCCTGACCCGCGCCCTGCCGGAACACGTCGGTCAGGCGATCCAGCTGAACGTGGAAGATACCTACCAGCGTTTCGTCGGTCTGGTGAGCAAGGGCCGTGGCCTGAGCCCGGAAGAGACCGAGAAAGCGGCCGAGGGCCGGGTCTGGACCGGTCAGGATGCCAAGGCGCTGGGACTGGTGGACGAGTTTGGCGATCAGGAGGCGGCCATCAAGGCGGCGGCCGAGCTGGCCAACCTCAAGGAGTGGCAGGTCACCCCCATCGAGCAGGAAGAGTCAGCCAAAGACAAGTTCCTGCGCCAGCTGTTCGACAGCAGCGCCCAAGTGCTGGCTTCCCACCTGCAGAACTGGTTGCCGGCCGGGCTTGGCAAGGCGCTGGTGGAGGTAAACCGCAGCCTGGACCCGCTGACCCGCTTCAACGATCCGCAGGGCACCTACGCCCTCTGCCCGGTCTGTACGCCCTGA
- a CDS encoding YeaC family protein: MSFQQGEFLQAIRQMPAEVYERLKTAVELGKWPDGKPLTDEQKATSLQAVMAWQAMHLDNPEHMNIGRDGEIVMKSKSELKRQYRDEEEIVRVDLNH, from the coding sequence ATGTCGTTTCAACAAGGTGAGTTTCTACAAGCAATCAGGCAGATGCCCGCAGAGGTGTACGAACGCCTCAAGACGGCGGTCGAGCTCGGCAAGTGGCCCGATGGCAAACCGCTCACTGACGAGCAGAAGGCCACTTCCCTGCAGGCGGTGATGGCCTGGCAGGCGATGCACCTCGACAACCCCGAGCACATGAACATCGGCCGTGACGGCGAGATCGTGATGAAGAGTAAGAGCGAGCTCAAGCGTCAGTATCGCGACGAGGAAGAGATAGTGCGGGTCGACCTCAACCACTGA
- a CDS encoding glyceraldehyde-3-phosphate dehydrogenase, with amino-acid sequence MTHEHYLQAWQESQELAEAMQPLIGRLYRQQGIEITIFGRPLQNASTIDILKAHRVVRRHQGAPLPLQQSFPLLQAILALNPTAAEIDLGKLAVGYWQDHQNEAGIDDYLRAKLAPALGRGVPAPTDVVLYGFGRIGRLLARLLIERTGAANSLRLRAIVVRGGRDGDLEKRASLLRRDSVHGPFNGSIEVDVERSAIIANGTFIQVIYANSPADIDYTAYGIHDALIVDNTGVWRDEAGLSEHLKARGAARVLLTAPGKGEMKNVVFGVNHEVIGPDDKIISAASCTTNAITPVLKVMQDKYGIRHGHVETVHSYTNDQNLIDNYHKGERRGRSAALNMVMTSTGAAKAVAKALPELKGKLTGNAIRVPTPNVSLAIINLSLEQTTDRESLNAYLQQMALSSALHRQIDFSASTELVSSDMVGSRFAGIVDSQATIAEGDHCVLYVWYDNEFGYSCQVVRVMEQMAGAVRQDLPV; translated from the coding sequence ATGACCCACGAGCACTATCTGCAGGCGTGGCAGGAGAGCCAGGAGCTCGCCGAAGCCATGCAACCCTTGATCGGTCGCCTCTACCGCCAGCAGGGGATCGAGATCACCATCTTCGGCCGCCCGCTGCAAAACGCCTCCACCATCGATATCCTCAAGGCCCACCGGGTCGTTCGCCGCCACCAGGGAGCCCCCCTCCCGCTCCAACAGAGCTTTCCCCTGCTGCAAGCCATTCTGGCCCTGAACCCGACCGCCGCCGAGATCGATCTGGGCAAGCTGGCCGTGGGTTACTGGCAGGATCACCAGAATGAAGCCGGCATCGACGACTACCTGCGTGCCAAGCTGGCACCGGCCCTGGGTCGCGGCGTGCCGGCCCCCACCGACGTGGTGTTGTACGGCTTTGGCCGCATCGGCCGCCTGCTGGCCCGGCTGCTGATCGAGCGCACCGGCGCCGCCAACTCCCTGCGGCTGCGCGCCATCGTGGTACGCGGTGGTCGTGACGGGGATCTGGAGAAACGCGCCAGCCTGCTGCGTCGTGACTCGGTGCACGGTCCCTTCAACGGCTCCATCGAAGTGGATGTGGAGCGTAGCGCCATCATCGCCAATGGCACCTTCATCCAGGTGATCTACGCAAACAGCCCGGCCGACATCGACTACACCGCCTACGGCATTCACGATGCGCTGATCGTCGACAACACCGGGGTCTGGCGTGACGAGGCGGGGCTGTCTGAGCACCTCAAGGCGCGCGGCGCCGCCCGGGTGCTGCTGACCGCCCCCGGCAAGGGGGAGATGAAGAACGTGGTGTTCGGCGTCAACCACGAGGTGATCGGGCCCGATGACAAGATCATCTCCGCCGCCTCCTGCACCACCAACGCCATCACCCCGGTGCTCAAGGTGATGCAGGACAAGTACGGCATCCGCCACGGCCACGTGGAGACAGTCCACTCCTACACCAACGACCAGAACCTCATCGACAACTATCACAAGGGCGAGCGCCGCGGTCGCAGCGCGGCCCTCAACATGGTGATGACCAGCACCGGCGCCGCCAAGGCGGTGGCCAAGGCGCTGCCCGAGCTCAAGGGCAAGCTGACCGGCAACGCCATCCGGGTGCCCACCCCCAACGTGTCGCTGGCCATCATCAACCTGTCGCTGGAACAGACCACCGATCGGGAGAGCCTCAATGCCTATCTGCAGCAGATGGCGCTGAGCTCGGCCCTGCATCGCCAGATCGACTTCAGCGCCAGCACCGAGCTGGTCTCCTCCGACATGGTGGGCTCCCGTTTTGCGGGCATCGTCGACTCCCAGGCCACCATCGCCGAGGGGGATCACTGCGTGCTCTACGTATGGTATGACAACGAGTTCGGGTACAGTTGTCAGGTAGTGCGGGTGATGGAGCAGATGGCTGGCGCAGTCCGCCAGGATCTGCCGGTCTGA
- a CDS encoding NAD(P)H nitroreductase: protein MDALHLLLNRHSCGRLAEPAPSGEVLDNILKAGLRAPDHGTLTPWQFILFEGEGRERLGTLLAQAARSRGEDEESIKKCQEAPLRAPLLIAVATRYQEHPKVPRLEQELSAGCALMAMQMAAQAQGFNGIWRSGWFIFDEQINEGLGLTPEDQLVGFLYLGTPMLEARKLRELPVSEFVRRF from the coding sequence ATGGATGCCCTCCACCTGTTACTGAATCGTCACTCCTGTGGCCGCCTGGCCGAGCCCGCCCCGAGCGGCGAGGTACTCGACAATATCCTCAAGGCCGGGCTGCGGGCGCCGGATCACGGCACCCTGACCCCCTGGCAGTTCATCCTGTTCGAAGGGGAGGGGCGCGAACGGCTCGGCACCCTGCTGGCACAGGCCGCGCGCAGTCGCGGCGAGGATGAGGAGAGCATCAAGAAGTGTCAGGAGGCCCCGCTGCGCGCACCGCTGCTGATCGCGGTGGCAACCCGCTACCAGGAGCATCCCAAGGTGCCGCGGCTGGAGCAGGAACTCTCCGCTGGCTGCGCCCTGATGGCGATGCAGATGGCGGCCCAGGCCCAGGGCTTCAACGGTATCTGGCGCTCCGGCTGGTTCATTTTCGACGAGCAGATCAATGAAGGGTTGGGACTGACACCGGAGGATCAGCTGGTGGGCTTCCTCTACCTTGGTACCCCCATGCTGGAGGCCCGCAAGCTGCGCGAGCTGCCGGTGAGCGAGTTCGTGCGCCGCTTCTAG
- a CDS encoding VWA domain-containing protein, which yields MLGLLAGIRSSLWRGISGITAAIPFGIKGIKYFIDSNFRDQVTPQPGSVLYCDLWLGAEHSGIYVGDQEIANIEVTDIAEGTVNRCGPASFTSKSTLGRKIYVSCDGDGAVSCEVVAHKAESHIGDRGFYGLVFANCHVFSARCVKHSPKNRGSSWFNNLLSTVNIIDESWEPTIKALKESARYKLGATKWRLWDWDDSLADNPTPEPDWLAQEDHLKNRPLNEEMIAALRAELAECKAYEAELADEEIPDEMRKKLTGYGQILGDIDTTYEKSKALLLACSGANFSYNDLKLCKDDIEPLAKQLQQNHAIKELTYKMGRAYISEEKKKQARIPHASKSEVHGTHRSEDLARVLPTELLNLEDEALETLFYARFLERNLMTYELQGTTCTSGEQLELEQKRTGPVVACLDTSGSMSGAPLLKARALLLAVSAVLQQEARSLHVVLFGDNGELREYAIHEENSASGLLHFLRQGFGGGTDFETPLNRACEIIRDAKEYEKADILMISDGDCVLSDDYIEHLQTRKKILDCSIYSVLCHGQRVADRFSDEVVVL from the coding sequence ATGCTCGGTCTACTAGCTGGAATACGCAGTTCATTGTGGCGAGGTATCAGTGGTATTACCGCTGCAATTCCATTCGGGATAAAGGGTATAAAATATTTTATTGACAGCAATTTTCGTGATCAGGTAACCCCACAGCCAGGGAGCGTGCTCTATTGCGATCTCTGGTTAGGTGCAGAACATTCCGGTATCTATGTTGGCGATCAAGAGATCGCCAACATAGAAGTCACAGATATTGCTGAAGGTACTGTTAATCGATGCGGCCCAGCCAGTTTTACATCCAAAAGTACACTGGGTCGCAAGATCTATGTATCCTGTGACGGTGACGGAGCTGTTAGTTGTGAGGTGGTGGCTCACAAGGCCGAGAGTCATATTGGTGATCGTGGCTTTTATGGTCTGGTATTTGCGAATTGCCATGTTTTTTCTGCCCGGTGTGTCAAACATTCGCCCAAAAATAGAGGTTCTTCTTGGTTTAATAACCTGTTATCAACAGTGAATATCATTGACGAGAGTTGGGAACCGACCATCAAGGCTCTAAAAGAGTCTGCCAGATACAAGTTGGGTGCAACCAAATGGCGATTATGGGACTGGGATGACTCGCTGGCGGATAATCCGACCCCGGAACCGGACTGGCTGGCACAGGAGGATCACCTTAAAAACCGGCCTCTTAATGAGGAGATGATTGCCGCTCTTCGTGCCGAGTTGGCAGAGTGTAAAGCTTATGAGGCAGAGCTGGCCGATGAGGAAATCCCTGACGAGATGCGTAAAAAATTGACTGGTTATGGTCAGATATTGGGCGATATAGATACAACCTATGAAAAGTCCAAGGCCTTATTGTTAGCCTGTTCCGGTGCCAATTTCTCGTATAACGATCTCAAGCTATGTAAGGATGATATTGAGCCGCTCGCCAAGCAGCTACAGCAAAATCATGCCATTAAAGAGTTAACTTATAAGATGGGCCGAGCTTATATTTCGGAAGAGAAGAAAAAACAGGCGCGGATCCCGCACGCGAGTAAAAGTGAGGTACACGGTACCCATCGCAGTGAAGATCTGGCTCGTGTACTCCCCACAGAGTTGCTTAATCTGGAGGATGAGGCACTGGAAACCCTGTTTTATGCCCGTTTTCTGGAACGAAACTTGATGACCTATGAGTTGCAGGGAACCACTTGTACTTCGGGTGAACAGCTGGAGTTGGAGCAAAAACGAACAGGGCCTGTGGTCGCCTGCCTGGATACATCCGGTAGCATGAGCGGAGCTCCGCTACTGAAAGCCAGGGCGTTATTGCTTGCTGTATCGGCAGTCCTGCAGCAAGAGGCGCGCTCTCTGCATGTCGTGCTCTTTGGTGACAATGGGGAGTTGAGAGAATATGCCATACATGAAGAAAACAGTGCTTCGGGGCTGCTCCATTTCTTGCGACAGGGATTCGGTGGCGGAACGGACTTTGAAACACCGCTGAACCGTGCCTGTGAGATCATCAGGGATGCCAAGGAATACGAGAAGGCCGATATTCTGATGATCTCTGATGGTGATTGTGTTCTTTCGGATGACTACATTGAGCACCTGCAAACTAGAAAGAAGATACTGGATTGTTCTATTTATTCGGTACTTTGCCATGGTCAACGAGTTGCTGACAGATTCAGTGACGAAGTCGTGGTGTTATAG
- a CDS encoding NUDIX domain-containing protein, with amino-acid sequence MNHIESLASDWPHPFDIRLTHGRVNTDGRQLERVTVRAVVLRGDQLLLVHSQVNGDLMFPGGGIEHGECHRTALARELREECGAELVAVGALLGETREYRPAREADYDAYCIRSFYYLCQVGEAWCEPQPQPYEIRLGFTPGWFELAEALQTNKTQLAGPCPQWTVRETRVLAELHHWHESGLLA; translated from the coding sequence ATGAACCACATTGAATCTCTGGCCAGCGACTGGCCGCACCCTTTCGACATCCGGCTCACCCACGGTCGGGTCAACACAGATGGCCGCCAGCTGGAGCGGGTCACCGTCAGGGCCGTCGTGCTGCGCGGCGACCAGCTGCTGCTGGTGCACTCCCAGGTCAACGGCGATCTGATGTTTCCCGGTGGCGGCATCGAGCACGGGGAGTGTCACCGCACGGCCCTGGCGCGCGAGCTGCGCGAAGAGTGCGGCGCCGAGCTGGTGGCGGTCGGTGCCCTGCTCGGCGAGACGCGGGAATACCGGCCGGCCCGCGAGGCTGACTACGACGCCTACTGCATCCGCTCCTTCTACTACCTCTGTCAGGTGGGGGAGGCCTGGTGCGAACCCCAGCCCCAGCCCTACGAGATAAGGCTCGGTTTCACCCCCGGCTGGTTCGAGCTGGCCGAGGCGCTGCAGACCAACAAGACCCAGCTGGCGGGCCCTTGCCCCCAGTGGACGGTGCGGGAGACCAGGGTGCTGGCTGAGTTGCACCACTGGCACGAATCCGGCCTGCTGGCGTGA
- a CDS encoding sugar O-acetyltransferase — protein MTEYDKMIASQPYNCMAPELDLLRRETARLYRRFNRSDEENEQLALLQQIVGELAQGAFICPPLYCTYGRHIHLGERSYINMGATLLDNAPIRIGAEVMIGPNVQIYTAAHALDADERIQGVETALPVTIEDRVWIGGGAILLPGVTIGREAIVGAGAVVTKDVPAGARVVGNPARVLPAKGKTPVS, from the coding sequence ATGACCGAGTACGACAAGATGATCGCCAGCCAGCCCTACAACTGCATGGCGCCGGAACTGGATCTGTTGCGCCGGGAGACGGCCCGCCTGTACCGCCGCTTCAATCGCAGCGACGAGGAGAATGAACAGCTGGCGCTGCTGCAGCAGATCGTCGGCGAGCTGGCCCAGGGGGCCTTCATCTGCCCGCCCCTCTACTGCACCTATGGCCGCCACATCCACCTTGGCGAGCGCAGCTACATCAACATGGGGGCCACCCTGCTGGACAACGCCCCCATTCGCATCGGTGCCGAGGTGATGATCGGGCCGAACGTGCAGATCTACACCGCCGCCCACGCGCTGGACGCCGATGAACGGATCCAGGGGGTCGAGACCGCGCTGCCGGTCACCATCGAGGACAGGGTCTGGATTGGCGGCGGTGCCATCCTGCTGCCCGGCGTCACCATAGGGCGGGAGGCCATCGTGGGCGCCGGAGCCGTGGTCACCAAAGACGTGCCAGCCGGCGCCCGGGTGGTAGGCAACCCGGCCCGCGTGTTGCCCGCCAAAGGCAAGACGCCGGTAAGCTAG
- a CDS encoding NADPH-dependent 2,4-dienoyl-CoA reductase: MSRYPTLLTPLDLGFTQLRNRVLMGSMHTGLEEEKGGFDKLAAFYGERARGGVGLIVTGGIAPNLRGRLVPHGSQLSFPWQVAKHKKVTSAVHQEGGKIALQILHAGRYAYHPFSLAPSALKAPISPFKPRAMSERQIRGTIRDFAATAQLARSAGYDGVEVMGSEGYLINQFICERTNKRTDDWGGSNENRMRFPVEIVRAIRERVGPDFIIIFRLSMLDLVEQGSSLEEVIALGKALEQVGVTLINTGIGWHEARIPTIATSVPRGAFSWVTAELKKHLSVPLITTNRINTPEVAERILAGGEADMVSMARPFLADPEFVIKAAENRVDEINTCIACNQACLDHVFKQKRASCLVNPRACFETELTFGRVPQPKKLAVVGAGPAGLAFACYAAERGHQVSLFDQASEIGGQFNFAKQIPGKEEFHETLRYFAKRLEKCGVELYLGQRQSAESLLGGGFDEVILATGIRPRTPNIPGIEHAKVMSYLDVLRDHKPVGEKVAVIGAGGIGFDVAEYLVEGKGDRSRDHWLKEWGIDKQLGERGGLMAPVIDAPERQVWLLQRKESKVGDGLGKTTGWIHRTVLKNRKVEMLSGVQYLRIDDEGLHIQVGEQQQCLPVDQVIICAGQEPLKELQAGLQAAGKPVHIIGGADVAAELDAKRAIRQGAELAAVI; this comes from the coding sequence ATGAGCCGCTACCCGACCCTGCTGACCCCCCTCGATCTCGGCTTTACCCAGCTGCGCAACCGCGTGTTGATGGGATCCATGCACACCGGCCTCGAAGAGGAGAAGGGGGGCTTTGACAAGCTGGCCGCCTTCTATGGCGAGCGGGCCCGGGGCGGGGTCGGCCTCATCGTGACCGGCGGCATCGCCCCCAACCTGCGTGGCCGGTTGGTGCCCCACGGTTCCCAGCTGAGCTTTCCCTGGCAGGTGGCCAAGCACAAGAAGGTGACCAGTGCGGTGCATCAGGAGGGGGGCAAGATAGCGCTGCAGATCCTCCATGCCGGCCGCTACGCCTATCATCCGTTCAGCCTGGCACCGAGTGCCCTCAAGGCCCCCATCTCTCCGTTCAAGCCGCGCGCCATGAGCGAGCGGCAGATCCGCGGCACCATTCGCGACTTCGCCGCCACTGCGCAACTGGCCAGGAGCGCGGGCTACGACGGGGTCGAGGTGATGGGATCGGAAGGGTATCTCATCAACCAGTTCATCTGCGAGCGCACCAACAAGCGCACCGATGATTGGGGTGGCAGCAACGAAAACCGCATGCGTTTCCCGGTGGAGATTGTCCGCGCCATCCGCGAGCGGGTCGGGCCGGATTTCATCATCATCTTCCGCCTCTCCATGCTGGATCTGGTGGAGCAGGGCTCCTCCCTTGAGGAAGTGATCGCCCTTGGCAAGGCGCTGGAGCAGGTGGGGGTCACCCTCATCAATACCGGCATCGGCTGGCACGAGGCGCGCATTCCCACCATCGCCACCAGCGTGCCGCGCGGCGCCTTCAGCTGGGTGACGGCGGAGCTCAAGAAACATCTGAGTGTGCCGCTTATCACCACCAACCGCATCAACACCCCCGAGGTGGCCGAGCGCATTCTGGCGGGCGGCGAGGCGGATATGGTCTCCATGGCGCGTCCCTTCCTGGCGGATCCCGAATTTGTCATCAAGGCTGCCGAGAACCGGGTGGACGAGATCAACACCTGCATCGCCTGCAACCAGGCCTGTCTGGATCATGTCTTCAAGCAGAAGCGGGCCTCCTGCCTGGTCAACCCGCGCGCCTGCTTCGAGACCGAGTTGACGTTTGGCCGGGTGCCCCAGCCCAAGAAGCTGGCGGTGGTGGGCGCAGGCCCGGCCGGGTTGGCGTTTGCCTGCTACGCCGCCGAACGCGGCCATCAGGTGAGCCTGTTCGATCAGGCCAGCGAGATCGGCGGCCAGTTCAACTTCGCCAAGCAGATCCCGGGCAAGGAGGAGTTTCACGAAACCCTGCGCTACTTTGCCAAGCGGCTGGAGAAGTGCGGTGTCGAACTCTATCTGGGCCAGCGCCAGAGTGCCGAGAGCCTCTTGGGCGGCGGCTTTGACGAGGTGATCCTCGCCACCGGCATCCGCCCGCGCACCCCCAACATTCCGGGCATCGAGCATGCCAAGGTGATGAGTTACCTCGATGTCTTGCGGGATCACAAGCCGGTGGGTGAGAAGGTGGCGGTGATCGGCGCCGGTGGCATCGGCTTTGACGTGGCCGAATACCTGGTAGAGGGCAAGGGGGATCGCAGTCGCGATCACTGGCTCAAGGAGTGGGGCATCGACAAGCAGCTCGGCGAGCGCGGCGGCCTGATGGCCCCGGTGATCGACGCCCCCGAGCGCCAGGTGTGGCTGCTGCAGCGCAAGGAGAGCAAGGTGGGTGACGGCCTTGGCAAGACCACCGGTTGGATCCACCGCACCGTGCTCAAGAACCGCAAGGTGGAGATGCTCTCCGGCGTGCAGTACCTGCGCATCGATGATGAGGGGCTTCACATTCAGGTGGGTGAACAGCAGCAGTGTCTGCCGGTGGATCAGGTGATCATCTGCGCCGGCCAGGAGCCGCTCAAGGAGCTGCAGGCCGGCCTGCAGGCGGCGGGCAAGCCGGTACACATCATCGGCGGGGCCGACGTGGCCGCCGAGCTGGACGCCAAGCGCGCCATCCGCCAGGGGGCCGAACTGGCGGCGGTCATCTAG
- a CDS encoding DUF2989 domain-containing protein yields the protein MTPFPARSLLFGLCCGLLLTACDDDRIHNICANYPALCQDLVDDGWCRYERSDIIRARYYLQAEGTQRRQYELMRSLERYLKCAERSTNIEYKRAREQKSPRVEGMLAAGEQLAQLDAATRNATDPYLLLWHWTNNTNELARQQFLALEGQPVLEEPELQLALGGIYAKSEPQKAIALMQHALSLYREGEQVNGRILTSLSTLYMGQKQYGQAYLWGKVSESFQNAAEVSATRFSLYHSLSKQEQESLDSQAATLVEQLKSGTYRP from the coding sequence ATGACCCCTTTTCCAGCTCGTTCCCTGTTGTTTGGCCTCTGTTGCGGCCTGCTGCTCACCGCCTGTGACGATGACAGGATCCACAACATCTGTGCCAATTATCCGGCCCTCTGTCAGGATCTGGTGGACGATGGCTGGTGTCGTTACGAGCGCAGCGACATCATCCGGGCCCGCTACTACCTGCAGGCGGAGGGGACGCAGCGGCGCCAGTACGAGTTGATGCGTAGCCTGGAGCGTTATCTCAAATGCGCCGAACGCTCCACCAACATCGAGTACAAGCGGGCCCGCGAGCAGAAGAGCCCGCGGGTGGAGGGGATGCTGGCGGCCGGCGAACAGCTGGCCCAGCTTGATGCCGCCACCCGCAACGCCACAGATCCCTACCTGCTGCTCTGGCACTGGACCAACAACACCAACGAGCTGGCTCGCCAGCAGTTTCTTGCGCTGGAGGGGCAACCCGTGCTGGAGGAGCCCGAGCTGCAACTGGCGCTCGGCGGCATTTATGCCAAGAGTGAGCCGCAAAAGGCCATCGCGCTGATGCAGCACGCCCTCTCCCTCTACCGGGAAGGGGAGCAGGTCAACGGCCGGATCCTCACCTCCCTCAGCACCCTCTACATGGGCCAGAAGCAGTACGGGCAGGCCTATCTGTGGGGCAAGGTGAGCGAGTCGTTCCAGAATGCCGCCGAGGTGTCGGCCACCCGTTTCAGCCTCTATCACTCCCTGAGCAAGCAAGAGCAGGAGAGCCTGGACAGCCAGGCAGCCACCCTGGTCGAACAACTGAAAAGCGGGACCTATCGTCCCTGA